The nucleotide window ATCAGTAGGACATATAAATGTACCGATTGGAAGAGGATTTGGATCGGCATTACCCACATTGACATGGAAGGAAGCCGAGCCACCCAGCGTATCCGTACCTGTAAGATCTGCATCTGCCACAGCACTCATTTCATAATCAACTGTGTTTATAAAACGGGAATCATCGAAAGTAATACTGCCATCTAAGATTCTGAGCTCTTCGTCCGCAATAGAGCCCGCTCCTCCAGTGTTATCATCCATTGTCCATGGGCGATATACGCTATTTGAGCCTTTTGCAAGAGCATCTATCTCAGTTAACACTGGGTAAAGGTCAACTCCTTCTCCAGCAGTAGCACCGCTATTCACTCCATTCAGGGTAGCAGAAAGCGTAACGATGGCATTTCCATCTTTTGGAACATAGATTCCTCCATCGACAGTAGAAAAGGAGAATGTATACACGCTGTCCGCAGCAGGATTAAACGAACCAACTTTTGTCTTGGTTTCACCCTTCTCATTCTTATACGTAACCTTTATTGAAGCGATATTATTATTCCAATCTGAAGGGGTCGCACCATACCCATTTGCCACGGTAAACTTTCGTACTTCAAATGGCTCACTTGTCCCTGTAAATTTTACCTTAGAAATTTCAACATCAGCTTTTCCAGCATATACGATATCCTCTTCAGGCGTGGAAGAGTCTATTGAAAGCGTGAGTGTTCCTCCGTTGATAATCGTAGCAACAACATCAGGTGTTGTGTTTGCTGTTCCTGTTTGCGATACAGGATTATCGGATTTATCTTTTGCGGTAATCGCACTTGCAGCTATTCCGAAAGCAATACGATCATTTGTGTTATTCACAAATGCACTTGTAGAAACATCGCCACATACCTTTACAATCCTTGTAGTTCCTGCCTCAATAACATATTTCAGGTTGTTAAAGGTTGCAGTTCCCGCAAGAACAACGCTTTCCTTTTCCCCAACCTGTGTGTCCCCCTCATATAAACTCAAACTTTGAACAAGAGAGTTGAGACGAACATTGTTATCAAGACCTGCCTCAGCAGTAGCACCATTTCCATCGTTATATGTATCACCATCCTCATCAAGGTATCCCGTAAATACAAGATCCGTTAGAGTAACATCTGACGCATCTCCAGCCTCAAGCGTATACGCACCAAAGCAGAGATTTCTTGTTCCCTTTACATATTGTTGGCTTACGACTACTGACGCAGGCGCAACTGTAAGAGTAGGAGTTTTAATTTCCATCGTTCTTCCTTCTACTGCTGTAGTCGGAACAAGAGAATTTGCATTGGTGAGAACTTTGCTATTTACATCCTTGAGTTCTGGTCTAGTCCCAGAAAGCTCAAGATATGCCAAAATTGTTTCACCGTTGAGCTCATCCTCATTCGCAATGTCAACCGTAAGCTGAAAGTCAATAGATTCTCCTGCTTTCATAGAGAACTCATCCGTAAATGAGTAATATCCTGTAGTATCGTTAGCCTCTGTAACAACGGTTGTATAGTCGACAGGATTGGCGAAAGTGAGAGAAAGACCAGTAATAGGTCCAAGAGTGATGGCCTTTCCTGCTGTTGTCGAGGTAATTTTGATATCGGTAAAATTACTATTCGAAGTATCATCAGAATTTATAAATCCTCGAGTAGTATCAGCACCTGTTTCAGTTGTAACGAGACGTATTGGGAAGTTTTTGAAAGTAACGTCTGTTCCTGAAGCAATGGTGAAGTTCATAAGGACAAGATCCTTTCCATTTACAGACACTCTGCCTGCAGCAGGACCAGATGTAGAGATCGTCACGTCACCTCCAACAAGAGTCGTTCGAGATGAATCTGTTCCATCATTGGCACCGTTGTCATATCCTCCCATGGCCACATTCACCCCTTCAGTATAAGTGCCTCCCTTTGCTTTCAAGTCTGTTGCTTCATCAAGATATACCCAAAGGGTATCATTCGCACGTCCGGTCACTAAATCTGCCTTTACCGTATAGTTTCGAACATTTCCTTTTTCAATCACTTTTGGTGTAGCGAGATTAAACACCAGGAGGTCCTGAGAGTTTACAGCATCCACCTTTGCAACTTCCGTATCTCCTTCGTAGAGAACTGCATTCTGCACATCTCCAGCAGTAATGGATCCCGCAACTAAGAGCGATATTGACTGGAGAAGAGCATCCTCACCGCTTGCAGTAAGACTGAACTGTGCAATAGAGACCTTCTTTTCGCCCACTTTTGGGTTCGTAAGAGTTCCTCTTAACGCAATAGTTAACTGTCCAGCCTGAACTGTGCTGAGAGTTTTGACTGTATTTCCAGAAACAGGGAAATTTCCAGAAACGCCTGCTCCCTCAATAACCACATCTTCCTTAGCAACGATGGCAAACGAACTCTCTCCTCCTGCATTTGCCTGTGTTGCAGTAACGTCACCCTTCAACGTAAGAGTTTCTGTAGTCCCTTTCTTCACGGTAATATTTACCGAATTGAATTGAGCAGCATGATTTGATGAGTTGATTGACTTACCTGCGGTAAGACGATTTTCCCCCTTGTACAAGTAAAGATTCGCCCACTCGTTATCATTTCCAATACCATTTCGTGTAACTATGACATTCTTGACAATAACATCGTCGCTTGCAGCGGTGAAATCAAACTTTGCAAGGTCAATGCCAGATGCACGATATGGAACAGATCTCGCAGCTGGAGACCCTGCATTGAGTGAAACTTCAAGTGTTCCGGTTGCTGGCGGTGTTACCACTTTC belongs to Candidatus Peregrinibacteria bacterium and includes:
- a CDS encoding S-layer homology domain-containing protein, which gives rise to MKTLKRLLASLASLAVMANILVVPLAVAAGTYSDVPSDHWGIDFIEDLVEKGVLSKDNKTFRPDDKVARSELVKMAVSAFVGEIDSEVVGDVASFKDVPNTKDNWVFGWAEMALSYDIIKKAEYFRPTDPATRGEALKVLMEAAPIATDTDGTTKFDDVSEKNDWEYKYVKAAGDLCIISTEGKKNFEPKKNISRVETAKLVSQVFKAKENGTACEEGTTPPPPPEEKKPVTCTAPAVAVDTDADKIADKCKTPVTCKEGETAVDTDKDTVADACQKKDLTCKTDEVAVDSDKDGVLDKCEVKVVTPPATGTLEVSLNAGSPAARSVPYRASGIDLAKFDFTAASDDVIVKNVIVTRNGIGNDNEWANLYLYKGENRLTAGKSINSSNHAAQFNSVNITVKKGTTETLTLKGDVTATQANAGGESSFAIVAKEDVVIEGAGVSGNFPVSGNTVKTLSTVQAGQLTIALRGTLTNPKVGEKKVSIAQFSLTASGEDALLQSISLLVAGSITAGDVQNAVLYEGDTEVAKVDAVNSQDLLVFNLATPKVIEKGNVRNYTVKADLVTGRANDTLWVYLDEATDLKAKGGTYTEGVNVAMGGYDNGANDGTDSSRTTLVGGDVTISTSGPAAGRVSVNGKDLVLMNFTIASGTDVTFKNFPIRLVTTETGADTTRGFINSDDTSNSNFTDIKITSTTAGKAITLGPITGLSLTFANPVDYTTVVTEANDTTGYYSFTDEFSMKAGESIDFQLTVDIANEDELNGETILAYLELSGTRPELKDVNSKVLTNANSLVPTTAVEGRTMEIKTPTLTVAPASVVVSQQYVKGTRNLCFGAYTLEAGDASDVTLTDLVFTGYLDEDGDTYNDGNGATAEAGLDNNVRLNSLVQSLSLYEGDTQVGEKESVVLAGTATFNNLKYVIEAGTTRIVKVCGDVSTSAFVNNTNDRIAFGIAASAITAKDKSDNPVSQTGTANTTPDVVATIINGGTLTLSIDSSTPEEDIVYAGKADVEISKVKFTGTSEPFEVRKFTVANGYGATPSDWNNNIASIKVTYKNEKGETKTKVGSFNPAADSVYTFSFSTVDGGIYVPKDGNAIVTLSATLNGVNSGATAGEGVDLYPVLTEIDALAKGSNSVYRPWTMDDNTGGAGSIADEELRILDGSITFDDSRFINTVDYEMSAVADADLTGTDTLGGSASFHVNVGNADPNPLPIGTFICPTDDAHNADVSCSAATDDIYVVTAWTDTAVAHDLVTGILINDAGDASYAADTDVDYAVPGTQFFTSTKRIYIYENKPVVAISASSPKGSHSTSSVDDAFIFTITAQGQDQVQFRMGVNPSTSDEWDAVVDGAAANESDVSVTQFVSSPNSMRIKLNGDADDAWYFDNNVEMSSYTRASFWYYVTDSVTDDTIAGANISLAANNAADAAETATLALSTTTLLESQWVFVDGAFAPNASSEFIGLLFTGATGATEATDYIYIDQITLYNEKLQLAISSDSLKNTGVSGADGSEAVLKEGSTVVATGYVDITTNTSAAVLQFVPITRNLEIGAGDTKTYTVQINSANLITLESGADNLRFEFSPGTSSSAGTLYWNDTNTTVTWLGNVTASSVTGPNIEY